One region of Acropora muricata isolate sample 2 chromosome 13, ASM3666990v1, whole genome shotgun sequence genomic DNA includes:
- the LOC136895583 gene encoding uncharacterized protein: MPDTHSLQQPDVKGHYNKVADNFDDYFAEIHDSQLQSVVEKMDLQPHHLMVDVGSGTCHFAEQVHKFAQLQKPIICVEPFPEMLAKAKGRKGVLPVLRGGEEFFDDASLCGWFDRVLFIQSYHHLKNPSSVLQNIERSLRPGGICSIWNLTSHSCFEMFTRVTKAELYSSSRHEETYRLLQQANLKVEKSNVILTYDLTKAKLYSMLRGRFITNLNALTDQQIEDGIDKLEENDFKSLQEDDVIENKATYLVIQGTKLNSINNNMNS, encoded by the exons ATGCCTGACACCCATTCCTTACAACAACCCGATGTAAAAG GTCATTATAACAAGGTAGCGGACAATTTTGACGATTACTTTGCGGAAATTCACGACTCACAGCTTCAAAGTGTTGTGGAGAAGATGGACCTTCAACCCCATCACTTAATGGTGGACGTTGGAAGTGGAACGTGCCACTTCGCGGAACAAGTCCATAAATTTGCGCAACTGCAGAAACCTATCATTTGCGTGGAGCCATTTCCCGAAATGTTAGCCAAAGCGAAGGGAAGGAAAGGGGTCCTCCCTGTGTTGAGAGGCGGTGAGGAATTTTTCGACGACGCCTCGCTTTGTGGCTGGTTCGACCGAGTTTTGTTTATACAATCTTACCACCATCTGAAGAACCCATCTTCAGTATTACAGAACATCGAACGGTCGCTTCGCCCTGGTGGCATTTGTTCCATTTGGAACCTTACAAGTCATTCTTGTTTCGAGATGTTTACACGTGTAACAAAAGCTGAACTGTACTCCTCTTCCCGACATGAAGAAACGTATCGACTTTTGCAGCAAGCAAATCTTAAGGTGGAGAAGTCCAATGTGATTTTAACATACGACCTCACCAAGGCCAAGCTGTACAGCATGCTGCGTGGTCGCTTCATTACAAATCTTAACGCATTAACTGATCAACAGATTGAAGATGGGATCGATAAACTTGAAGAAAATGATTTCAAGTCCCTTCAAGAAGACGATGTTATTGAAAATAAAGCGACCTATCTTGTCATTCAAGGCACAAAATTGAACAGtatcaataataatatgaaTTCTTAA